From one Triticum urartu cultivar G1812 chromosome 3, Tu2.1, whole genome shotgun sequence genomic stretch:
- the LOC125543753 gene encoding probable protein ABIL3 produces MEAVAMSPSSVSSHNLDAASTSDDMPSSQEGLLFSDSLKDLRNLRSQLYSAAEYFEVFYTNNSHRSTVVTSLKDYAVEALVSTVDHLGFVSYKVDNLVNEKADEVNETEFRVSSVEQRVKICQQAIDQEGRSQQSLLIRAPQYHRRYILPGVDIVESAIHPVSEPTRYSRQHTGRKMRKSQSTMSTPVSRQTTMRSVRSQSPAVRETHHRSRSMSPSRKARAKSPSPQVVNLNPKETRAGSPIPTAPNPLARSATVARRPPLDPKHFRQTSMQVQSDYEHQKEREKRSSKGRGFLKSLLTRRRWRNDESLYNYLDEY; encoded by the exons ATGGAGGCAGTCGCAATGTCGCCGTCCTCCGTCTCGTCCCACAACCTCGACGCCGCCTCCACCAGCGACGACATGCCGTCCTCGCAAGAGGGCCTCCTCTTCTCGGACAGCCTCAAG GACTTGAGGAATCTGCGGTCGCAGCTATACTCAGCGGCAGAATATTTTGAAGTATTCTACACAAACAACTCGCACAGATCTAC GGTGGTGACGAGTTTAAAAGACTACGCAGTTGAGGCACTCGTTAGCACGGTTGACCATCTTGGCTTTGTGTCGTACAAGGTGGATAATCTCGTCAATGAAAAGGCTGACGAGGTTAATGAAACAGAATTTCGAGTATCATCGGTTGAACAG AGGGTAAAGATTTGCCAGCAGGCAATTGACCAGGAGGGAAGATCTCAACAGTCTCTTCTTATCAGGGCACCGCAGTACCACAGGCGTTACATATTACCAG GCGTAGATATAGTGGAATCCGCTATCCATCCAGTTTCAGAGCCCACACGGTACAGCAGGCAACATACGGGTCGCAAAATGCGCAAGTCTCAGTCTA CCATGTCCACTCCAGTTAGTAGGCAGACAACAATGAG GAGTGTCCGTTCACAGTCTCCAGCAGTTCGTGAAACACATCATCGATCACGATCCATGTCGCCGTCTCGAAAAGCGCGAGCTAAATCACCATCACCCCAAGTCGTGAACTTGAATCCGAAAG AAACAAGAGCAGGTTCGCCAATACCAACTGCTCCCAATCCCCTGGCGCGATCTGCTACAGTTGCAAGAAGACCACCTCTGGATCCAAAGCATTTT AGACAAACCTCGATGCAGGTGCAGTCCGACTATGAACACCAGAAAGAGCGGGAGAAAAGATCGAGCAAAGGCAGGGGCTTCCTCAAGTCGCTGCTCACAAGACGCCGGTGGAGGAATGACGAGTCGCTCTACAATTACTTGGACGAGTACTGA